The window tatgTATTGACTGCcagcagattgtgcatttttaagCAAAATCGgatgtatctgcaaataaaaaTTCACCCCCATGGACTTCTGTGTGTATGCGCACATGAGAGAAAGAAAGTCTGCTTCTGTGCAGTACATGTCTATCTCTATTTGATAAGATGCTTCATTTCTGGTGAAAATATTGTCAATCATAGCTGGGTACTAACAGTTAGATGTAAGCGAGAGAGGATCCTCAAGTTGGGCACAATCAGAATCCTGGGAGAGCCCTATTTCTGGTTTGCTTCCTAATGAACAGACATTATGCACTAGCACCGATTTATTTCTCATGTTGTTGTTGTTTCATTTTTTCTTGTCTGATTCCCTGCTATGACTATACTTTTGTGTCTGGTTGGTTGAGAGACTGGGAGATTGTGCATTGGACTTTGATTGACTTACTGAATAATTTATTGTTCCAGAAGGTGTAAaaaaagagggggtgggggtaaaagcttcagcagaaatccagtAGAGCTGAGAACAGATTGACATCTTATTCTGTGGGAACAGTGaaatcagaggacagagaaatgagGACATGAAATCAGAGCAaacaccagactaccctgtggtcagtgctttgattagccatggcaaccctctacctttaccgagcttcccatttgactaccccctcgatattcaggatccaatccttgtcatcctgaagccatgtttctgtgaggagcctcagatcataattattctcttcaatgtgtgcagacAATTCATTTACTTTTGTTACAGTGCAGCACACATGTTGAAACACCACTTTTTGTTTCCATTTTTGTGATCAttcagaatccagttttgattgctggtatatttactctccttgtccctttctatcattctcagATGTTAATTTCCCACATCAATACATTGCTCACCAGTCTTGATTTGGATTGACCAGGGTAAATTGCctatcatgtccagggatgtgcaggttaggtgggttagtcatgggaaaggcagggttatagtttcatagtaatacaagcaggagtaagccatttggcccatccagcctgatccgccattcattaagataATGGTAAAACTATCtatcgtctcagctcctcctccctgcattATCCAACTATTCTTAATTAACCTACCATGTAAAAACCTAACCAACTGTGTCTTCAATATACTTAATGAGGCtgtctctactgcttccttgggcagagaattccatagattgactACTATCCAGGAAAaatagttcctcctcatctctgtccaaaatccAGTCCTCCAAATTATATGGCCTAGTCTCATCCACCAGCAGAAATGTCTGGATAGTGGAGGGTTTCATCCctacagtgcaatgaattcccagtTTCCACCAAAGTCCCCTACATAACTGGATATTAAATCTACCTACATCTaggtggatagactgggacttttctcactgcagcacaggaggttgagaagtaaccttagagatttataaaatcatgaggggggtaGATGAGGTGAATGGTGGGTGTCATTCCCCACATGTGGGGATTTTAAGATTAGAGAGCAaactttgaaggtgagaggagaaagattttaaaaagacttgaggggcagcatttttttaaaaaagagagtggtttgtgtgtggaatgaacatcccgacacagtagtggatgcaggtaaagtaacaacatttaaaagacatttggataagtacatgaataggaaaggttcagagggatatgggccaaacacaggcaggtgtgactagttcagtttgagaacatagtcagcatggattagttggactgaagggtctgtttctatgctatatgactctataactgttctgtactggtcttaaaagcCATTTTCTCACCTTCCCCCATAAACATCCTCCTCTTTGTagttcaaaaatcagatgaactccaccttgaatatattcaataattCCCTAACTGTATGcaggcatccccacttctgaactcaattccactTGCGAATATACCACTTGCATTGCTCGCTGCacctgacaactggcattgactgttgtggaaggacgctgaggcccctttgtacatccacacgtcattcctgatgaagggcccgtgcccgaaatgtcaactctcctgctcgtcGAATGTtgactgagcatttccagcaccacacttttcgactctgatctccagcatctgctatcctcactttctccatatcccaatatgtcaccatttaaacaatgcacctCTTTTCTGCATTTTTTTTAACACCGCAAAGGCTCTAACTTCACATTGGGGTATTgtatttgccatgtgtttgccaattgtaGTCTTCGGGAGAAACATGGGGAATGGTTCGCCGAGAGTCACAGCTGGGTCTGCAGAGGCCGacctgacctcccaatcaccacccattttaattccccttcccactccctttctgacatggccatcTTAGGCCgactccattgccacaacaaaccaaactacaaattggaggaacaccaccacatcttccacctgggcagcctacagcctggaggactcaacactgagttctccaatttcaaataacctccttccTCACTCCTCAAATCCCTTCCCAGGCTCATtcccactcctccctgccaccaaccagattccttCCTCCCAGTGACCAGTttgtactctctccctgtctccacctatccccaATTGACCACCCTGCTCCCAGCACACCCTTGTTCTGCAGCTCTCCCAACACCCACCCCCTAGTCCTGAACAAGGGTGACACCCAAAGCAAGGAACTTGTGCAATGCTCATTGACACAGAGGAACGTATGCAATATGCTCAGTGGCGATGCTGGTATTATTGACAGATTCTGaagtgtccaaatgccaatagGAGAAAAAAAAGGTAGAACTTTcttatgtcttttccctagtgtaGGGGGTGAAGGTCTGCACTAGAGAGGATCGGTTcagggtgagagcagaaagatataaaaggtacctaaggggcaacgtttccatGCAGAGGGAGGTGCGTGAATGggatgagctgcctgaggaagtggtggaggctgatacaattaaagCCCTTAAAAGGTCTCTGGATGGGTCTAcggacaggaagggtttagaggcagatgagccaagtgctgacaagtgggactggattaatttaggatatctggttggcatggacgggttggaccgaagggtctgtttccgtgctgtacatctctaccatTCTAAATAATAAAATGTATACTTTGATAAATTACAAACTATATCCATGTTAATAAGGTTTAGTACATCACACACTTCACTAACCATTCTCAACAGGTCCTACCCCTTCAATGACTGAGGAACATCCGCCTCCAGAATGGTCACCGGCTCCTGCCTGCTGTCCAGCCGGACGGTGTGGCCGTGACACAGCAGCTGCACCAGGAAGGCGGCGGTGCCCAGTGACGGGTGTCTGCCCCGGGGCCGCACGGCGCcattttcctaacggccgccccttccccgctcgagcgccttctcctcccaaccgccttcacccccgcgtgacgtcagctcagggggatgggcggggccgggggagcCTCACCGTCACCAAGTAACAGACACCTCGCGCTACAACTGCTGCGACCTGAAGCGGCAAATCTGCATTTTAGAAGAGACATGGACATTTAACGGGCTATTTCAGCAAATAGTTTGAAATGGACAAGATTACATTTCAAAGGGATGTAGGCACATTCAAAGGGATATCTTAATATGCAAAATGACGCAGTCATATCTAAATGAATCTACATTTCGAAGAGACGCTGCCCTATTTATAAGTAGAAATGACCCTTTAAGAGACAGTCATATCTCAAGGGGTAAATATACATTATCGAGAGGCAAGATTGCGCTTAGAGGAACACAACACATTTAAAGGGCATAATTACATTTGAAGGGgcatttttatatttaaaaagacaCATTGAAATCTCATAATTAAAAGTACATGGTAATATTTAGAAAGCATGACCATGTTTGAAATAGTGCAGCCACTTTATAAGAAAAGGGATTTGGGTTGGGGCGCGGGGTAAGATTTAATTTTGAAGAAAGTAAGCAAGCTATTACAGTTTGGAATGATCTCGAAGGGGTGATGGCACCAGTAAGTGGCAAACGTCAATACAAAATTCTTGAAAAGAAAATGATTCCAGCTTTATGCGGATGCAGGGAAATAATTCAACAAAAGAGCCATTACCAATTTATGGAGCAAACAAAATCCTTTTGAGAGATATAAATGGGAGCATCAATATTTAAATAGGAATTCCAATTTTTGTTCTCCTCCCAAAATCTGTCTTGTCGGGGTGCAGTGTAAGCCAGCACAATTTGTTATGCCACAGTAGGCCTTGCAACTCAACCTCATTGTGTTCTCACCCAATATTCATATCTGTGTGCTTTGCAGTCAAGGGAAAGAGGGAATGATGAAAAATACTGGCTCTGCCAGTGATGCTCAcgttccatgaacaaataaaacagaTCATGGTGCTGCCATCACTGCATGTGTCAGAATTAAATGATCAGAAAAATTCTGAACTCACTACAAACATTTTGTGCACAATGCCGTTATTTCTACTTATTTTGATTGCGATTTCGCCTGTACCAAATTAAGAGCAGCCTTAGTTTACGTTTCATTGGCAATTCTACATGTTGACTTTCTATTATCACAATCTCTTTAATTTTTTTATATGTATTTAAATTAATCTTCAGATTGTTCACAACTGAATGACATTCCAGACTGAAAATTCACAGCCTAAAAAATGTTTTGGCATTTGATGAAGTTATTTGGGCAATAGCAATAGCAAATGAAATATCAAAGAAATACAAACTTATGAGGAGGGATACTTGTCTTGTTTAACCAAGCACAATGGCAGTGCAGAGAATTTCAGAAATGCAGAATAAATATTCACAGAGTACCCCTTATTCAACTCATTCAAGAATTTCAAATTGTGTTTGAGGCAATTCAATGGCAAATGGCAACATTTGTTTGTTAATACACTCACCATAAATTGTGAATATGATTTTGATAAATAATCTATGTTTAATCCCAAATGGAACAATTGAGTGCAAAGTTACTTTCAACCATTTAATAAAACACTGCAAATGTTATTTCATATGAAAATACAATCGTTTTATAAAATCTTTACAAaggaaatatattaaacaaaatagCTTTCCTGGGTGTCAATATTTACAACAGTTAAGCAGCTATTATTTGGCAATCGACCAACTAattgaaataatttcagaataaattagcTGTTTCATTATTATACATTGAGATAGtttaattaaaatgtcacaaagGAAATCTTTAACACAAAACCAAGTTAGATAAAATACAAAAGTATCTTGCAGAATTCACTTCAAATCATATCTGTTGAATCACAAAAAGATGATGCTCAATGTACTAAATGATGGACAAACATTGTAAAGAATGTATATATCTCAATTATATCTTAAATGAATATTTACTCTGCCTTGGACAACAACAACTGAAAAGTTTTTTAACAAATTGACAACTACAATAGCAAAGCTTTAGAAAATCCACCACTGAGCCAAATCTTGCATAAAAGTTTTTTCAGGAAATCCTTTAAAGATTTCAGGCTTCTCCAGCTTCAGTTAGGCGAAGAAGAAAAAAATGCATCTGGTTGGAGACGTGAATAGAAAAGAAtcaaagggatatggaccaaatgttggcaaatgggtcactagattaatttaggatatttggttgtctGGACTGAAAGGTTTGCTTTTGtgctctacaactctatgactctatttctacaTTGTCAGAATCAATTTCACAAAACgaggattaggccattcatcctTTACAGCCTGTCTTGGGCTGTGGCCTAACTGCGCACGTTTCGATGCAAGTTTCAGAAAAATTTCAGCAGTTCTTTTCAAAAAGTGAAcatatattcagaaacattgttaaAGTCTGAAAGTATCAATGTAactattctcaatgttaaagatcagccatttcagaAAGTCATTTAAATGtagagcttttctaacaataggtgtgaattctgtctgtgtcccaatatcgAGTCAGACTGACATTGTTGTTCgaaaagctctgcatttaaatGACATTCTTGAAGGTAATTTAAAACAAGTTCTGGGATTAGTGTACCAAAGAACAGAAGCCCATTCTGAAatatgaaagatttaatctaaaattgtttagtgaagtacatctccatgaccatggactcctttggctataaattctgtgatcatgatcttattgtccacgaccacctgatgaaagagcagcactctgaaatggAGCGATCAGTAAAAATGTCTCATTTGGATCATCCAAGGTTAGAAATGGAAGCATATCTCTTCAAGGTTACAGTTTGATTTGCCCTTTCAACGTTCTTGAAATGTAAGGTGTTCCATTGTAGTGTTCAATTCTGATCCATTAAAATCAGTATCCAGTCTCATCTGAGTGTAGAACCAACTCAACTGATGGAACAAACAAAAACTTTTCGGTTTGCTTTTTAGATGTGAcatcttctctccctccctctctggtgACCCAACAGGACTACCAGAGCTGGAAGTACCACTCTCGAAATACGATTACTGACCTACAGTTTTCTTGTGCTGCTGAACATAAGGATTTAAAAACTGCTAGCCTGATCTCTCACaaaagcacaaaaacagactgctAACCCCTGTCTGCGTAGAGGAGAAATTTCAGGTGGAACAGATCACAAAATAACTGTTACCAGTCCCACAACACGTGTTTCCatcgacaaagttaaaaatctcacaacaccaggttataaaccAACAGATTTATTCGGAAACACTAACGTTTGGAGCACCGCTCTCTTATCAGGTTGGTTGTGGAGAATGAGATCATGTTCGtggaatttatagccaaaggagtccagtgtcatggagatgtcatatattaaacaattttagattaaatctttcatctcttagAATGGGTTTCTGCTCTTTAGCATGTTAATTCCAGAACTTGTTTTTAATTACCTTCTCAAGAAAGTCATTcaaatgcagagcttttctaacaataggtgtgaattctgtctgggtcccaatgttgagtcagacAGACATTTTTCTTAGAAATGTTGCgcatttaaattacattcttgAGAAGGTAGTTTTTAGATTAGGGTGtaggttaggctggattggccatgctaaattacccttatTGTTCAGGATATGCAAGGTAGGGGGGATTAGCTATGAGAAATATGAAgtaagggagtgggtctgggtggcaatggtgctaaatgccttcttaaccatccagtCTACCAGTTCTTTGCAGGTTGCATCACTATGTATCTGAACCCTCTTACATCTCTGTTTTAACTATACAAGCCCTGTCCTTCCTCgttttagcaaaatgcaacccctTGCTTTTTCATACCTCTCTCATATACGCACACcctaacactctcacacactcacagacttacactccatcacactcgaccaagcatgcacacactcttacatgcactctcacatacaaactcacatgcacacacacacaactcttaTGGAGTGAATTTTTATCGGCaggattatatttgcagatactttCAATTTTGCTCACAAAGCACACAATCTTCAGGCAGTCaatgcatgtaatattttatatatTCCTACTTTAAAAACAGAactagtctgattcaagattgggatactgacagactcaaacctcacaactttaatgtATTGTGTGagttgagatgtcactttttttttaaatataaaaccaTAAGTCATCTCAGGAACATGACTTAGATGTTGTTCTTGGAgtaacatattaatgaaccgaaacctgcaacccattctaaaagatatcagttgtatgacactgtgaATTTTGCTCTAAgatctatgtcttatgatcctgctccacagctacctgtggaaggagcagcgctccgaaagctagtgcttccgaataaacctgttggactataacctggtcttgtgtgatttttaactttatccaccccagtggTTTCTAGTGAACACAGCCCATACCTCCCAGTAAACTTTACAACGCCAATGAAACAACACAGTACCGGCACTCCTAAAAAATTTACAAATTTCTAATGATACTAGCTAcccattcactgctccatctgatacacaACATTgcaaacttagtgcaggaggctgaaagaaacgaacagcttcaaaacaaaaaacctcttggagctcaaagctttgaatgagagtctgagcccgcTGTAAGTTCAGGTAATCTTTATTATGACCCAACTTTGTTAAAGCTTCAGATCCTCCAGCAAAAAGGTGTAGAAAAAAGTAgctgctttttaaacagctcaaggtcaaagcaCACATACTCCTCATCCCCCTATCCCACCTCACTTTCTTTACTATTGGTCATCAccgagttgtccctttgtaattggatccttgggaCAGCCGTAACCTGGAGGAGGTATTGCCttactcagcaatttcaacccataTCCTGTCTTCTCGTAAGTTTCTCCCTGCTCATTTGCCAGGGgctgagttggggggggggaaagaggggaggtGCTGGGCAGTGTAGTATTAACCAcacagctgtgggtctggagtcacgtgtaggatagaccaggtaaaggatgcagcttggtgactgaatgaatcctttcccacaatggcAGTACCCCTCCCTAAAAAGAGCATGCGTGAATCAGATGGGCCCCCCACCCTAAAAACGGTTTCATCAtcagattctgaactccagatttctgacagaATTCCAATTCCGTGATCTGCCATGGCTGGATTCAAACTCAGGAGTCCccggaactgggttgatagtccagtcccTAATGGCACTTAGTTGTTGCTCCTTCAATCACCCTGTGATGGCACGTGAACTCGttggtgcctccgcaggtgggaggagcaggtgaaggccttcccacactctgtgcAGCCGAagggcttctccccagtgtggatccgctggtgggtctggagattggaggaatcgctgaactccttcctgcactcagggcagctgaagggccacTCCCCTGTGTGAACcctctggtgtctcagcaggatggaggaattgctgaaggccttcccgcactcagtgcaggggaatggcctctcccccataTGGATCtgccggtgggtcagcagagtggtggaattgctgaaggccttcctgcactcggggcagctgaagggcttctccccagtgtggagaCGCTGGTGCTTCCACAAGTTGCTCACCTGACTAAATCccttcccgcacttggggcaggtgaaaggcctctccccagtgtggacccgctggtgagtcagcaggtgggaggaattgctgaaggccttcccacactcggggcagctgtagggcctctcccctgtgtggacccgccagtgggtcagcaggtcagaggaatgTCTGAACGCCTTCTTGCACTCGGAGCAAGAAAATGGCCTCTCACCAGTGTGGAGTCGCTTGTGGGTCTGGAGGTtgaaggaattgctgaaggccttcccacactcgggacATGGGAAAGGCCTCTCCCCTGTACGGACCCGCTGGTGAGTCCGCAGGgcagaggcctgggtaaagctcttcccacactcagggcagctgaagggcctctctctggtgtgactgcgccgatgagtctccagggcagatgggacacagaagcctttcccgcagtcaccacacttccatggtttctccacagggcgggattcctcagatttctccatggccgaagcttcagccgcacacaaacacgtgtagagCCCCTTCGCACCGTGATTTCCTCTTAACAGGCAGTATAGCTGTTACatgctccacactcagtgcactgcaacagtaggtctctcatccagtcccactgatacaGGAAAtgtactcaaacaggaaccaaaaagctttgctccttctcacagaatcacagtcaaAAATCGTTGTGGTCCTGATGGATTGATTGACCGTCAGACATTGACACCAAAGTGAGAACTGCTGACTCTGGAGAGTCACTGTCAAAACGTAcggcactggaaaagctcagcagatcaggcagcatccgaggagcaggagagttgacgttacagttaattttgaaacttctgtcttcagatcttcaaacgCTGTAAAAAGAGAATATAAAGTCATCACTTTCAGTTCTGCTTTCTGgtgaacattcttttcttttattattccacaaaactgaaagcgtcatcccattctctctctctccacctctgttctcattccactttaaccaattctcctgaaggtgctgattcaggattttACAGGTGCTGAAAAGCAAAAATGTCAAAGCTTATCTCTCTGaaactccacctgaaagttagtatCTTTCACGTCATTGGCAtaatgctgagagtgagcaggtctgatttggAAAGCAAAATAAAGTGTGCCACTTCAGGATGagcctgcaatgcagcttcttgaggaacaaCCTCAAGAAATGGTTAATGTCCCCAGGAAGGGGAGCATAATGAGACTTCAAGGTATTAACACCGACaccagagacagagaaactgaacatacaGACGTGGCAAACATTGATGGAAagccagaatcatagagatagacacacagaaacagaatAGTTTGACTGAAATACctgtgtctgtgctgaccagatatcctaaattaatctagtcacatttgccagcacgtgtTCCCTGGCCCTTTGAACCGTTCGTTTTGATacacccgtccagatgccttttaaatgatgtaattgtaccagcctccactactttctctggcaggtcattccgtacacacattcacacccgcCAAAaccttgtgaaaaagttgcctcctcaggtcgcttttaaatctccacgccccctcccccgccgccctcaccctaaaccaatcaccctctagttctggactcccccatccaaaggaaaagaccatgtctatttaccctatccatgctccttatgactttataaaagtctataaggttacccctaaGATTCTGGCGCGggctgggaaaacagccccaccctatccttccgtccctcctcacccgggCAATTAAGACACAGACCTgagtttgcagagtctgctccctccctggatcCACTCCAGT of the Chiloscyllium punctatum isolate Juve2018m chromosome 36, sChiPun1.3, whole genome shotgun sequence genome contains:
- the LOC140460593 gene encoding uncharacterized protein, which produces MEKSEESRPVEKPWKCGDCGKGFCVPSALETHRRSHTRERPFSCPECGKSFTQASALRTHQRVRTGERPFPCPECGKAFSNSFNLQTHKRLHTGERPFSCSECKKAFRHSSDLLTHWRVHTGERPYSCPECGKAFSNSSHLLTHQRVHTGERPFTCPKCGKGFSQVSNLWKHQRLHTGEKPFSCPECRKAFSNSTTLLTHRQIHMGERPFPCTECGKAFSNSSILLRHQRVHTGEWPFSCPECRKEFSDSSNLQTHQRIHTGEKPFGCTECGKAFTCSSHLRRHQRVHVPSQGD